In a genomic window of Microcebus murinus isolate Inina chromosome 17, M.murinus_Inina_mat1.0, whole genome shotgun sequence:
- the LOC105883741 gene encoding serpin B3-like, translated as MKSLSEANTQFALDMFRQFGKSKKENIFYSPFSITSAFGMLLLGCRENTALEIEEVLHFNRVMENKKQRTTACHDEKPGNVYHQLQKLLTELHKRTDAYELKIANRLYGEKTYQFLEQYLDNVKEFFLAHAESVDFQNAAEESEKKINSWVETQTNGKIKNLFPKKTLNSATILVLVNAVYFKGQWEKKFNKEYTKEGKFWLNKGTSKSVQMMNQRKSFNFALLEDVQAKVLEIPYKGEDLSMIVLLPNEIDGLQKLEDKLTAEKLIEWTSSQNMSKRDVDLYLPRFKLEESYDLKDVLMAMGMVDVFSPQDADLSGMTGRRGLVVSKVLHKAFVEVTEEGAEAAAATGIVTGFTSTRYSIYEEFHCNHPFLFFIKQNKTNSILFFGRVSSP; from the exons ATGAAGTCACTCAGTGAAGCAAACACCCAGTTTGCTTTAGATATGTTCCGACAGTTTGGAAAATCAAAGAAGGAGAACATCTTCTATTCCCCTTTCAGCATCACATCAGCATTTGGGATGCTTCTATTAGGATGCAGAGAAAACACTGCACTAGAAATTGAAGAG GTCCTTCACTTTAATCGAGtcatggaaaacaaaaaacaaagaactacTGCATGTCAT GATGAAAAGCCAGGAAATGTGTATCACCAATTGCAAAAGCTTCTGACTGAATTACACAAACGCACTGATGCGTATGAGCTGAAGATTGCCAACAGGCTTTATGGAGAAAAGACTTATCAATTCCTTGAG CAATATTTAGATAATGTTAAGGAATTTTTCCTGGCCCATGCAGAATCTGTTGATTTTCAAAATGCTgcagaagaaagtgaaaagaagatTAACTCCTGGGTGGAAACTCAAACAAATG GAAAAATCAAAAACCTATTTCCTAAGAAGACTCTTAACAGCGCCACCATCCTTGTTCTTGTCAATGCAGTCTATTTCAAAGGGCAATGGgagaagaaatttaataaagaatatactAAAGAGGGAAAATTTTGGCTGAACAAG GGCACAAGCAAATCCGTACAGATGATGAATCAAAGAAAATCCTTTAATTTTGCCTTGCTGGAGGATGTGCAAGCTAAAGTTCTGGAAATACCATACAAAGGCGAAGACCTAAGCATGATTGTGCTACTGCCAAATGAAATAGATGGTCTGCAGAAG ctTGAAGATAAACTCACTGCTGAGAAATTGATAGAATGGACAAGCTCACAGAATATGAGCAAGAGAGATGTGGATCTATACTTACCTCGGTTCAAGCTGGAAGAGAGCTACGACCTCAAGGACGTGTTGATGGCCATGGGGATGGTGGACGTTTTCTCTCCACAGGATGCTGACCTCTCAGGCATGACTGGGAGGCGGGGTCTTGTAGTCAGTAAAGTCCTACACAAGGCATTTGTAGAGGTcacagaggagggagcagaggctgctgctgccactggcaTAGTTACCGGCTTTACATCTACTCGTTATTCAATTTATGAAGAGTTCCATTGTAATCACCCATTCCTATTCTTCATCAAGCAAAATAAGACCAACAGCATCCTCTTCTTTGGAAGAGTCTCTTCCCCTTAG